The Elaeis guineensis isolate ETL-2024a chromosome 14, EG11, whole genome shotgun sequence genomic sequence GCTGTGGTGAATTGGACTCAGCTGATTGGACTGATGAGGAGAAGTCCATGTTTATTCGAGCTTTGAGCATGTATGGCAAAGATTTTGCAATGATCTCACAGTGTGTAGGGACAAGATCAAGGGAGCAATGCAAGATCTTCTTTAGCAAAGCTAGAAAATGCCTTGGTCTGGATGTGATCCATCAAGGAACTAGCAATGGGGGAATGCCAATGAGTGATACAAATGGAGGAAGGAGTGATACCGACGATGCTTGTGCTGCTGAAATGGATTCAGCAATTTGCAGTACCCAGTCTTGTTCCAAAATGGATGCTGATGTATCCCAGTCTGTGGCCAACATTAGCAGTGAAGGGTTCGTTCATGCTGCAAGAACCCCGCTGCAGGCTGAAACTGATAAATCAAGTGAGCAGGATGTGGTGGGAGGAATAAATTTGGAGGAAGATGAAGGGAAGGTTGATAAGCAAGCATCTGTTCTTCATGATGATAAGCTGGGGAGTGAAGGGGACAATCCTCAATCTATGCAGGATGTTGATGCTGCATTAAGATGTAATGCATCTGTCCAGCATGAAGCTGTAGGGTGTGTTGATGCAGAAATGAAGATGGAGGGAAGTAGTCCTATTGTCTCACCAGGTGAACCTGTCTTTACAGTATGTATGGAAGTTGAGTCCAAATCACACATTGATGGTGTGGTCGAGaaaaaagagactggaggatctgcTGATGTGTTGAAAAAGGAAGTGGATGTTTCATTGCCGGTGCCCGAGACTGGATCAAGGAATAGACAGCTGATGGTAGACTTAGGTGCTACTAACGGTGGCACAATTTGCTCCACAAGTGATTCTAAGGCTGATCCAAATGCTTTGCACCTAGGAAATAAAGTTGATGATTGCCCCAGGTCGACAGTTGCCCCCATCTACCCTCATCAGATGCCACTGGATCTACTCCCATGTCTACAGAATAAATCTCAGGGCATCTCGTTGATGCAGGAGAATTCCCATTCTGTACCATCGAACTCGGTGTTGCCTGATCCATCTTCTGCTCGTTTTGAGGGCCCCCTTCTTGCAACTCCCCAGGCTACTTTGAATTTTGAGGATCATGGGAACAAGCGGCATAAGAATCCAGTAGCCAGAGATCTGTACCCGGTGGATCAGCCCTTGCATATGATGAGAAATCCATCACTGAAGCAGGTTGATCAGCCCATGTGTATTCTCAGAGGTTATCCGCTGCAGGTGTTAAATCAGGAGGTGAAGAAAGAAGCAGATCCTCTGATCAGTGAAAATGCGGTTTTCATGGAAAGCCATCCTAAGAGAAATGGGGTTTCCCAATCAGGTCAGTTCTTTATTTCAGAGATGTACAGTGACCATTGCAATGGTTCCAGCCTTTCACATTCGAGGCCAGGGGTACTGTTTCCCCCAAGGAATGAGGCCCAACCAGAAGCTCAGTTAAAACATTCCTCTCAGAATTCTTGCTCCGAGCCAGAGGAGCAGGCACACCGTACTGGCGATGTCAAACTGTTTGGGCAAATTATCTGTCATCCGTCATCCTCACAAAAATCAAGTTCTTCTTTACATGAATGCAACAGCAAGCCCTCCTCACCACAAGTGAACAGGTCTTCTACTTTGAAGTCATCAAATGGTGGAAAAGCCGGCACACTGTTTGCATCTAGGCCTGGAAGTAGTGGCCATGGGGGCCTGGGGGAACTGCCACTAAGAAGTTATGGCCTCTGGGATGGGAGTAGAAAACAGGCTGGGTTCTCGTCCTTGCCAGAATCTGCTGTCATGTTGGCAAAATATCCAGGATCACTGGCAGGAATGTCATTTTACTCGGGCAAAGATAGTGTTCCCAGCCGCAATAGGATTTTGACAGACTATCAGCAGACTTATATGCAGCACTTGTCATCAGATGAAAAGCGGCTTCAGAGCTTCTGTGAGCTGCAGAAGAGGAATGGGATCGAGACGGTTTCAGGGTTCCAGCAGCAAGGGAGGGTTCCAAGGTTAGGATCCAACATGGTCGGGGGAGGAATACTTGGTGGCGGTGGAGGCGTGTCAGATCCTGTGGCTGCCTTAAAAATGCATTATGCTGCAAGGGCCAAGGTCCTCAGCGGTGAATTGGAGTCATGGAGGGGGGGAGATATTGGAGGGAGATAGTAAAGGCTTATTTTGAATAGGAAGATAGGGGTGGGTGATCGCTGGCGGTAGAAAGGGTCGCGGAGAAAATGTTGGGTTGGGAAAGAGGCGTGGTCTCGACGCCCAAATGTATCATATTTACTTTTTGTAACTTGAATGAAATCAAACAGGGGGGAGTGAATGGCTTTCCTGTCCATATTCTTTAGTCTTTCAAGCCGTTGCTTTTTATTCTTTTGTCTTCCCTCTGGGTTTCCGGGATTTTAGATCGGTGGGCTTTTCTTTATTGTTCTTTTTGTCTTAATATACACCGCCAAGGATTCGCACCTGTTCTATTGCTGATTTTGTCCTGCCTGTTATTTATATTTGAACTGTGGTAAGGGAATCATTTGTGCATCCATGAAGGTAATTGTCCTTTACATCCATGGTTTTAACAAGCTACGTCAGTCTTCAGTGGTGGTTTATGGTGAGACCGACAGGAAACTCGTCTTCCATGGACAAGGATGGCCTGAAATCATGTGAAGCTTCGTACCGATTGATTAGCGTTTTGTCTTACCTGTTAACTTATCTAAGCAGGTCGTTGTAGTGTGGGCCTATGCATGTGCTTGTGGTACAGATTATATGTAATATGTTGCTGCTGGCACGTTACCATCGGATTGTGGGATCTTTGGGCAATCCAGACAGCACTTGAGAAGTGCCATGGCTCCTACGTCGTTTCGGGGGCGGCGGCTTCGGTCATCACTGCTTCCTCCTGCGCTGTTTGGCCTAGTCGACCTCCCCATCCCTCTGCATCCTCAATTCTCTCGCTCGCTACCGAGCCCTTCGTCCCCCACTCCATCAGAAATCCATTTATCCCCTTCTTGCACCCCTAGACCCAGGAAATCTTTGGCAGTTTTCATTAGTCAACGGACAATTCGCCGGTGTCTTGTGACTGATCAATTTCGGTGGGTCGACCGTCTGGGCCTTATTAGGTCCGGATGTGTTGGGCCCTCCCTAATGAGGATGTAAAAAAACAAGAAAAACTCGATGAAGCCGCCTACCCTAAATAGCGAGGCcaattcttgttgttcttcagccGACCACCGCCTTCTTCCCCATGATCTCCGGCGTTGGCGAATCGAGGGCTGTCAGCTTCGGCACTGGTTAGCATCAGCACTGGCTACAACGAACATTTCCACTCTCTCGTCCTGGCCGTCTTTCTTCCCCGGCTCCAGCGAGAGGCCAAAACATACGCCCCTCTCTCTCCGCGTTTATGTAAGTCCCCCAGGGGCCTCTTTCAATATATAATATCGGCACAATTAAATTCATGATCTTAGTTTCATTTTTTGGCATGGTTTTTGATTGTCCTGAACTTCCCTTCTGGGTCCGCAAAGAAAAATTCTCGTGCAACACTGTTAATTTCTTAGATTTAATGTGCAATCGATATGTGAAGTAATCTTAGCCATGTGTGCCTTATATTTTTGACAGTCCATTCCAATGATCTAAATTTGGTTATCTAATGCTTTATCTGTTCTTTGTAATGTCGAATTTAAGCATCGGTCCACATTGTGTAAATAGTTGAAAGAAAGATGGCTTTAGCTGGAGTTTTGCGGAACGGCATTCGCCCCTTGCCAGTTCGATGTTTCCTACGGCTTTCACTCCCACTATCTGGAAAGGTATTCACTCCTTTCCCTGTTGCTCCTACCGGCGGAATTCGCCCAACATTTTTCTCCGATGTGCACCGGGGTTTGTCTttggaaagatttttttcgaCTTGTACAGCAGGTGCAGTTTTTAGCAGCTTGACTGATTACCGGTTCCCGAAGAGAAGGCCGGGAACAAAGCCTCGACGGAAAAGAAGCGGCCTCAGACCTCCAGGTCTGGATTTAAATCCTCTCGCCTGTTTAATTACCTTTTCTCTTAAGCTGTGCCTTTAGCCTTCTCTGCAAGGcatgttatttttttaaaatttagtaattttgaaaaaaaaaaatgaaaattggATGGGACTATTGGTGGAGTCAGGTTTGACCGGAACTGaatacaaaaaatttctcattgaaTGTTTATATGGGAAGAAACTGCATGTGCTGACCATGATTCATAGTTTCATATGATGACAAGTTTGTTTAATTTAATTCTGCTTGATCACCAAACCGTCATACTGTAGTCCGATTTGAAGCCTATTCTAGACATGATGATTACTAATCATACACTTCGAAGTGGTCAACGCTCTGACAATTTTGTTTTGATATATAGTCTTCGTTTgacaacataatttaatttacaagTATTGGAAGGCACTCATTTGCAGAGGTTCAACCTGAAAATATAATGAAAGACGAAATAGTTCAGATAGCTGGGATAAGGttgtttattatttatattaatgtTGGTGTTATCTGAATACCTCTTTATGTATATCCTAAAAATGCTGATACTTTCCACAACTTGTTCGTCGCTGTTCTGGGAACTCTGAAAGTGAGGTATCTTCCTTCACTT encodes the following:
- the LOC105057082 gene encoding uncharacterized protein, which produces MALAGVLRNGIRPLPVRCFLRLSLPLSGKVFTPFPVAPTGGIRPTFFSDVHRGLSLERFFSTCTAGAVFSSLTDYRFPKRRPGTKPRRKRSGLRPPGPYAWVQYVPGEPIPRSRPNEGSIQGRKQKKRIKQRKAFILSEKKKRKAQWAEARKKRDMKRIGRKMAAVAREKAWAQRLIELLQLEEAKRPMAG